DNA from Gammaproteobacteria bacterium:
GGTGGAAAGATCACTGGCACGGACAAAGCGCTTAAAACATTGACGCCACCCGCCGATTCAAGTGGACAGGCCGTCCGGGAGTGCATGTGAAAAATTTCCACCACAACAAGTCATTGGCACTTCTTTTCGGCGCCATCTCGGTGTTGGTCGGCTGTGCTGAAATACCCCCTTCCGCAACAGTGGAAATCGTGCCACCCCTGGCTGTGCGCGCGCAGGCGGCTGACAACTCACCGGCACCAGTAGCCGAAGATCAAAGTCTGTTCCCGAACACGCCCGCAGACCACATACTGCCGGAAACCCAGGCCGAGCCGCCTGCGGAGATCCCCCCCGCCTCGGACAATGACACCACAGCAGCACAGACCGGGCCCTTGCCGGAAACCGGCGACAAGCCTGACCCCGGTCCTGACAATTTGTGGCAGCGGCTGCGGGCCTCGTTTGCCCTGCCCGAGGGGCACGAAGCGCGGGTTGACGCGGAAGTGCGCTGGTTTAGCCGCCACCCGCAATACCTCCAGCGGGTGGCGAAGCGCGCCGGCCCGTATCTGTACTACATCGCTGAAGCGGTGGCAGAGCGGCACATGCCGGGCGAAATCGCGCTGCTGCCAGCGGTGGAGAGCGGTTTTCAACCCTTCGCCTATTCACCCGGCCGGGCGGCCGGCCTGTGGCAGTTCATCCCCGGCACCGCCCGCCGTTTCGGCATGAAAATCAACTGGTGGTACGACGGCCGCCGGGACGTGCTGCTCTCCACTCAGGGCGCCCTGGATTATCTGGCGTATTTGCGCAACATCTTTGACGGCGACTGGCTGCTGGCCCTGGCGGCTTACAACTCCGGCGAGGGTACCGTGCTGAAAGCCCTGCGCCGCAACAAACGCCTGGGCCGGCCCACCGATTTCTGGTCCCTCAAACTGCCCCGGGAAACGCGCGATTACGTGCCCCGTCTGCTGGCCGTGGCACAAATTGTGGCAGCGCCCGAAAAACACCACATCGAGCTGCCCTTCCTGGCCTCTGAGCCCTACTTCAAAGTAGTGGAAACAGGGGGCCAACTGGACCTGGCCGTGGCGGCGGAACTGGCCGGACTGCCGCTGGACGACATCTACCGGCTCAATCCCGGCTTCAACCGCTGGGCCACCGACCCGAACGGCCCCCATCGCCTGTTGCTGCCAGTAAAGGCAGCCGCGCCCTTCGAGGCCCGGCTCGCCACACTGCCCACCGACCAACGGGTGCGTTGGCAACGCCATCGCATTCGCAATGGTGAAACCCTGAGCCACATCGCCAGGCGATATCACACCACCACGGCCCTGCTGCGGGAAGTCAATCACCTTTCGGGATCCATGATCCGGGCGGGACACCACCTGGTGGTGCCGGTATCACGACGGCATCTGGAGCATTATGAACTAACCGCCGGGCAACGCCGCATCAAAACATTGGGCACGCCCCGGGGTGGCGCCCGGAAACTGGTCCACCAGGTCACCCCCGGCGATACCTTGTGGGATCTGAGCCGCCTCTACAAGGTGGGGGTGAAACAACTGGCCGCGTGGAACGCCATGGCCCCGGGTGACTATCTGCGCCCGGGCCAGGAACTGGTGATCTGGCGCAAAGCCGGGACAATCACTCCCGCAACCGCCTTGCGCACAGTGGAGCAGAAAATCACCTACACCGTACGGCGCGGCGACTCCCTGGCGCGCATCTCCCAGCGCTTCAACGTTTCCGTGAAACAATTACTGCGCTGGAACGCACTGAAGAAAAATGATTACCTGCAACCGGGACAGCGGCTCACCTTGTACATCAACGTCACCAACCTGCCGGAAAGCAGCTAGCCCTCATTTCTCACCACCGTTCGTAGCGAGACGGAGCAAGGGTGTGGCATGGGTGGCTTTCGCGACCGAGGAGCGCGCAGGCATAGCTGACACTATGTCGAGCACTCCGACCGAGCGAAAGCCAGCCAGGGCGTGCCATTGGGCCGTCGCAGTAGAAGGGTGGTGAGAAATGCGGGCTAGCCGAGTACTTTTTTCACCGGCGCAAAGGAGCGCCGGTGCCAGGGCGTGGGGCCCAGCCGCGCCAGCGCCTCCAGATGGGCGCGAGTGGGATAGCCCTTGTTTTGGGCAAAGCCGTAGCCGGGATAGTCCACATCCAGGACCCGCATGGCGGCATCCCTCGCCACTTTGGCCAATATCGACGCCGCACTCACCGCCGGAACCGTCTGGTCCGCCTTGACCACAGCCGTT
Protein-coding regions in this window:
- a CDS encoding LysM peptidoglycan-binding domain-containing protein, which gives rise to MPPLAVRAQAADNSPAPVAEDQSLFPNTPADHILPETQAEPPAEIPPASDNDTTAAQTGPLPETGDKPDPGPDNLWQRLRASFALPEGHEARVDAEVRWFSRHPQYLQRVAKRAGPYLYYIAEAVAERHMPGEIALLPAVESGFQPFAYSPGRAAGLWQFIPGTARRFGMKINWWYDGRRDVLLSTQGALDYLAYLRNIFDGDWLLALAAYNSGEGTVLKALRRNKRLGRPTDFWSLKLPRETRDYVPRLLAVAQIVAAPEKHHIELPFLASEPYFKVVETGGQLDLAVAAELAGLPLDDIYRLNPGFNRWATDPNGPHRLLLPVKAAAPFEARLATLPTDQRVRWQRHRIRNGETLSHIARRYHTTTALLREVNHLSGSMIRAGHHLVVPVSRRHLEHYELTAGQRRIKTLGTPRGGARKLVHQVTPGDTLWDLSRLYKVGVKQLAAWNAMAPGDYLRPGQELVIWRKAGTITPATALRTVEQKITYTVRRGDSLARISQRFNVSVKQLLRWNALKKNDYLQPGQRLTLYINVTNLPESS